Proteins encoded together in one Pantoea sp. CCBC3-3-1 window:
- a CDS encoding YtjB family periplasmic protein has protein sequence MAKAKLKFRLHRTAIVLICLTLLVVLMQGASWFSLGRQMARSEQVEELARTLTRQVAFSLSPLMENSDDNHQKIVDILTQLTRESRILDASVYDDAGALLAHSGETINVRDRLALDGQRAGSYFNHQLVQSLDSPDGPRGFLRVTLDTHVLVTEAKQVDNTTNILRLMMLLALAIGIILTRTLLRDRRTRWQQSPFLLTANNPVKEDEESDEPSVKEKS, from the coding sequence ATGGCCAAAGCCAAACTGAAATTTCGCCTGCATCGTACCGCGATCGTACTGATCTGCCTGACGCTGCTGGTCGTGCTAATGCAGGGTGCCTCATGGTTTAGCCTTGGGCGGCAAATGGCGCGTTCCGAACAGGTTGAGGAGCTGGCCCGCACGTTAACGCGGCAGGTAGCATTCAGCCTGTCGCCGCTGATGGAGAACAGTGATGATAACCATCAGAAAATTGTCGATATCCTGACGCAGCTGACCCGCGAGAGCCGTATTCTGGACGCTTCAGTCTATGACGATGCCGGAGCGCTGCTGGCGCATAGCGGTGAAACGATTAACGTGCGCGACAGGCTGGCGCTGGATGGCCAGCGGGCCGGCAGCTACTTTAACCATCAGCTGGTGCAGTCGCTGGACAGCCCGGACGGGCCACGCGGCTTCCTGCGCGTCACGCTGGATACGCACGTGCTGGTCACGGAAGCTAAACAGGTGGATAACACCACCAACATTCTGCGTCTGATGATGCTGCTGGCGTTGGCGATTGGGATTATCCTGACCCGAACGCTGCTCAGAGACCGCCGCACTCGCTGGCAGCAGTCGCCATTCCTGCTGACCGCCAATAATCCCGTGAAAGAAGACGAAGAGAGCGACGAGCCTTCGGTGAAAGAGAAATCCTGA
- the deoA gene encoding thymidine phosphorylase, with product MFLPQEIIRKKRDGLTLTEEEIRFFINGVRDNSVSEGQIAALAMTIFFHDMTLPERVALTMAMRDSGSVLNWQALDLSGPVVDKHSTGGVGDVTSLMLGPMVAACGGFVPMISGRGLGHTGGTLDKLEAIPGFDIFPDDQAFRRIIKEVGVAIIGQTNSLAPADKRFYATRDITATVDSIPLITASILAKKLAEGLDALVMDVKVGSGAFMPTFEKSEQLAQAIVGVANGAGCKTTALLTDMNQVLASSAGNALEVREAVRFLTGEYRNPRLLEVTMALSAEMLVSGGLAVDNSDAVNKLQAVLDNGRAAEVFARMVKAQKGPADFIERLDSYLPAPMLSKAVYADKPGFISAMDTRALGMAIVTMGGGRRRASDGIDYSVGFSEMAQLGDYADNQRPLAVIHAASEASWQEAATAVKQAISLSDSTPAKTPVICRRITG from the coding sequence ATGTTCCTGCCACAAGAAATTATCCGTAAAAAAAGGGATGGGCTGACGCTCACGGAAGAAGAGATCCGCTTTTTCATCAACGGTGTGCGCGACAATTCCGTGTCCGAAGGACAAATTGCCGCGCTGGCGATGACCATCTTTTTTCATGATATGACGCTGCCGGAGCGCGTGGCGCTGACCATGGCAATGCGCGACTCCGGTTCGGTGCTGAACTGGCAGGCGCTGGATCTCAGCGGGCCGGTGGTGGACAAACACTCTACCGGCGGCGTGGGCGACGTGACCTCGCTGATGCTGGGACCGATGGTGGCTGCCTGCGGCGGCTTTGTGCCAATGATTTCCGGGCGCGGTCTGGGTCATACTGGCGGCACGCTGGACAAGCTGGAAGCGATCCCTGGCTTTGATATCTTCCCCGACGACCAGGCGTTTCGCCGTATCATCAAAGAGGTTGGCGTGGCGATTATTGGCCAGACCAACTCGCTGGCTCCGGCCGACAAGCGTTTTTACGCCACGCGTGATATTACCGCGACGGTCGACTCTATTCCGCTAATCACTGCCTCAATTTTGGCGAAAAAGCTGGCCGAAGGGCTGGATGCGCTGGTGATGGATGTGAAGGTCGGCTCGGGCGCGTTTATGCCAACTTTTGAGAAATCTGAGCAGCTGGCGCAGGCGATCGTCGGCGTGGCAAACGGAGCAGGATGCAAAACGACAGCTTTGCTGACCGATATGAATCAGGTGCTGGCTTCCAGCGCCGGTAACGCGCTGGAAGTGCGTGAAGCGGTACGCTTCCTGACCGGTGAATACCGCAATCCGCGCCTGCTGGAAGTGACGATGGCACTGAGCGCCGAGATGCTGGTTTCCGGTGGGCTGGCGGTGGATAACAGCGATGCTGTCAACAAGCTTCAGGCGGTGCTGGATAACGGCCGCGCGGCGGAAGTATTCGCCCGCATGGTGAAGGCGCAAAAAGGCCCGGCGGACTTTATTGAACGGCTGGACAGCTATCTGCCCGCGCCGATGCTCAGTAAAGCGGTTTACGCTGACAAGCCCGGCTTTATCAGCGCAATGGATACGCGGGCGCTGGGTATGGCGATTGTGACAATGGGCGGCGGTCGTCGTCGCGCCAGTGACGGCATCGACTACAGTGTCGGCTTTAGTGAGATGGCGCAGCTGGGGGATTATGCAGATAACCAGCGTCCGCTGGCGGTCATCCATGCTGCCAGCGAGGCGAGCTGGCAGGAAGCGGCCACGGCAGTAAAACAGGCCATATCCCTCAGCGACAGCACGCCGGCAAAGACACCAGTTATCTGTCGCAGAATCACCGGATAA
- the deoB gene encoding phosphopentomutase: MKRAFIMVLDSFGIGSSKDADKFGDEGSDTLGHIAEACYKGEADVGRKGPLHLPNLTALGLGKAAEESTGRFPLGLDKDAQIIGAYAYASELSSGKDTPSGHWEIAGVPVLFDWGYFTEKENSFPQALLDELVEKAGLPGYLGNCHSSGTVILDQLGEEHMKTGKPIFYTSADSVFQIACHEETFGLERLYALCEIAREALTEGGYNIGRVIARPFVGDKAGHFERTGNRHDLAVEPPSPTILKKLVDEQKGEVISVGKIADIYAHVGITKKVKATGLDALFDATIEEMKIAPDNSIVFTNFVDFDSTWGHRRDVPGYAGGLELFDRRLPQLMALVKEGDILILTADHGCDPTWKGTEHTREHIPVLIYGPGVTPGSLGYRDTFADIGQTIANYFGLTPMEYGKSML, from the coding sequence ATGAAACGTGCATTTATTATGGTGCTCGATTCCTTCGGAATTGGGTCCAGTAAAGACGCTGACAAGTTTGGTGATGAAGGCTCCGATACGCTGGGACATATTGCTGAAGCTTGTTATAAGGGCGAAGCGGACGTAGGGCGCAAAGGGCCGCTGCATCTGCCGAACCTGACCGCTTTAGGGTTAGGCAAAGCGGCAGAAGAATCCACCGGCAGGTTCCCGCTGGGGCTGGATAAAGACGCGCAGATTATCGGCGCTTACGCTTATGCCAGCGAACTCTCATCCGGGAAAGATACGCCGTCAGGCCACTGGGAAATCGCCGGTGTTCCGGTGCTGTTCGACTGGGGTTACTTTACCGAGAAAGAAAACAGCTTCCCGCAGGCGCTGCTGGATGAGCTGGTGGAAAAGGCCGGTTTACCGGGCTATCTCGGCAACTGTCACTCTTCCGGCACGGTGATCCTTGACCAGTTGGGCGAGGAACATATGAAAACCGGCAAGCCGATTTTCTACACCTCTGCTGACTCCGTATTCCAGATCGCCTGTCATGAAGAGACGTTTGGCCTCGAACGCCTTTATGCGCTGTGCGAAATCGCCCGTGAAGCACTGACTGAAGGCGGCTATAACATTGGCCGCGTGATTGCGCGTCCATTCGTGGGCGATAAAGCCGGGCATTTTGAGCGTACCGGCAACCGTCACGATCTGGCCGTTGAACCGCCGTCACCGACCATTCTGAAAAAACTGGTTGATGAGCAGAAGGGTGAAGTGATCTCCGTTGGCAAAATCGCCGATATCTATGCTCACGTTGGCATTACGAAAAAAGTGAAGGCGACCGGACTGGACGCGCTGTTTGACGCCACGATTGAAGAGATGAAAATCGCGCCGGATAACAGCATCGTTTTCACTAACTTCGTCGATTTTGACTCCACCTGGGGGCACCGTCGCGATGTGCCGGGCTACGCGGGCGGTCTGGAACTGTTTGACCGTCGCCTGCCGCAGCTGATGGCGCTGGTGAAGGAGGGCGATATCCTGATCCTGACCGCCGACCACGGCTGCGACCCTACCTGGAAAGGCACGGAGCACACCCGTGAGCATATTCCGGTGCTGATCTACGGCCCGGGCGTTACGCCAGGCTCGCTGGGATATCGTGACACTTTTGCCGATATCGGTCAGACTATTGCAAACTATTTTGGCCTGACCCCCATGGAATATGGCAAAAGCATGCTGTAA
- the serB gene encoding phosphoserine phosphatase — MPNSLTWCDLPSDVSLWPGLPLSLSGDEVMPLDYHAGRTGWLLYGRKLDKDCLTALQHKLGAAMVIVSAWRVEDYQVIRLAGSLTPRALKLAHEAGLDVAPLGRIPHLKTPGLLVMDMDSTAIEIECIDEIAKLAGSGELVAEVTERAMRGELDFTASLRQRVATLKDADANILRQVRDELPLMPGLTSLVQKLHAMGWHVAIASGGFTYFAEYLRDTLHLSAIVANTLEIRDGKLTGEVTGDIVDAQYKADTLKALATRFEIPPEQTVAIGDGANDLLMIGASALGIAYHAKPKVNEKTEVTIRHADLMGVFCILSGSLINDER, encoded by the coding sequence ATGCCAAATAGTCTGACCTGGTGCGACCTGCCTTCCGATGTCTCTCTCTGGCCGGGTTTACCTCTCTCTCTGAGTGGCGATGAAGTGATGCCGCTGGACTACCATGCGGGCCGAACGGGTTGGCTTCTGTATGGACGGAAGCTGGATAAAGATTGCCTGACGGCGCTACAGCATAAGCTGGGCGCGGCAATGGTCATCGTCAGCGCCTGGCGCGTGGAAGATTATCAGGTGATTCGTCTGGCGGGTTCCCTGACGCCGCGCGCGTTAAAGCTGGCGCATGAAGCCGGACTGGATGTTGCGCCGCTGGGCCGTATTCCGCATCTGAAAACGCCAGGCCTGCTGGTGATGGATATGGATTCCACCGCCATTGAAATCGAATGTATAGATGAAATCGCCAAACTGGCCGGCAGCGGCGAGCTGGTGGCTGAAGTGACCGAGCGTGCGATGCGCGGCGAGCTTGATTTTACCGCCAGCCTGCGCCAGCGCGTAGCTACACTTAAAGATGCCGATGCCAATATTCTCAGGCAGGTGCGCGATGAGCTGCCGCTGATGCCAGGCCTCACTTCGCTGGTGCAGAAGCTGCATGCGATGGGCTGGCATGTCGCGATTGCTTCTGGTGGTTTCACCTACTTTGCCGAGTACCTGCGCGATACATTGCATTTATCAGCAATTGTCGCCAATACGCTGGAAATCCGCGACGGCAAACTGACGGGCGAAGTGACAGGCGATATCGTCGATGCGCAATATAAAGCGGACACGCTTAAGGCGCTGGCGACGCGATTTGAAATTCCACCTGAACAGACTGTCGCTATCGGCGACGGCGCCAACGATTTGCTGATGATTGGCGCTTCCGCGCTGGGCATTGCTTATCACGCCAAGCCGAAAGTGAATGAAAAAACTGAAGTGACGATCCGTCATGCCGACCTGATGGGGGTGTTC
- the deoD gene encoding purine-nucleoside phosphorylase produces MATPHINAEMGDFADVVLMPGDPLRAKHIAETFLQDAVEVNNVRGMLGYTGTYKGRKISVMGHGMGIPSCSIYAKELITEFGVKKIIRVGSCGAVREDVKLRDIVIGMGASTDSKVNRMRFKDHDFAAIADFEMVRNAVDAAKNLGVDARVGNIFSADLFYTPDPQMFDVMEKYGILGVEMEAAGIYGVAAEFGAKALAICTVSDHIRTHEQTTAAERQTTFNEMIEIALESVLLGDKA; encoded by the coding sequence ATGGCAACCCCTCATATTAACGCTGAAATGGGTGATTTCGCTGACGTTGTGCTGATGCCGGGCGATCCGCTACGCGCTAAACATATCGCAGAAACGTTTTTGCAGGATGCGGTAGAAGTGAACAACGTGCGCGGCATGTTGGGCTATACCGGCACTTATAAAGGCCGCAAGATTTCCGTCATGGGCCACGGTATGGGCATTCCTTCCTGCTCAATCTACGCTAAAGAACTGATCACTGAATTTGGCGTGAAAAAAATCATTCGTGTGGGTTCCTGCGGTGCCGTGCGCGAGGACGTGAAGCTGCGTGACATCGTGATTGGCATGGGTGCCAGCACCGATTCCAAAGTAAACCGTATGCGCTTCAAGGATCACGACTTTGCGGCAATCGCCGACTTCGAGATGGTGCGTAACGCAGTAGACGCGGCTAAAAACCTTGGCGTTGATGCGCGCGTTGGCAATATCTTCTCTGCGGATCTGTTCTACACGCCGGATCCACAGATGTTCGACGTAATGGAAAAATACGGCATTCTGGGCGTGGAAATGGAAGCGGCTGGAATTTACGGCGTGGCGGCAGAGTTTGGCGCAAAAGCGCTGGCAATCTGCACCGTGTCTGACCATATCCGTACTCACGAGCAGACCACGGCGGCAGAACGTCAGACCACGTTCAACGAGATGATCGAAATCGCGCTGGAATCTGTACTGCTGGGCGACAAAGCCTGA